A stretch of Labrus mixtus chromosome 7, fLabMix1.1, whole genome shotgun sequence DNA encodes these proteins:
- the mmel1 gene encoding membrane metallo-endopeptidase-like 1: protein MGKSESQMDIMEKSSKPGKRRWTVAEIGLSVLLLLVSCALAGLVVLYTSVVKEQATRTSVSQSSTSEGQFFRSSPSEVCTTADCVTAAARLLQNMDQSAEPCDNFYQYACGGWLERHVIPETSSRHSVFDILRDKLEIVLKGVLETESQQDRDAIKKAKILYSSCMNESLIEQRDSQPLLKLINSIGDWPVASDDWNTTTEEAWSLEDTLATLTGRFYKKVLLDMYVWTDDRDSRRHIIYIDQPGLGMPSRDYYFNDGNYKKVREAYLHFMVSIAKITREDKNLTQEDDRVWEEMMQVLELETDIANATSPAEERQDVTVLYNKMTLGELQSTYSFNGFNWTRFIQGVLSSVSIAVQPEEEVVVYSSPYLEKMNDVLSKHSVRTMQNYLTWQLIFDRVNSLSRRFKDARARYRKTLYGTTVEDAWWRECVRYVQSSMENAVGALYVRETFAGEGKQMVSDLIRKIQQAYVETLEELNWMDTPSKEKAREKAMAIKEHIGYPDHILQESNQKLDKEYAHLNYSDEHYFENILENLRSEAQKSLKKLREPVDPDLWIIGAAVVNAFYSPNRNQIVFPAGILQPPFFSKQQHQALNFGGIGMVIGHEITHGFDDNGRNFDKDGNMLNWWSNYSAEHFKEQSQCMVQQYGNFNWKLAGGQNVSGISTLGENIADNGGVRQAYKAYLKWVEMQGEEPCLPGLDMDHKQLFFLNFAQVWCGAYRPEYASQSIKTDSHSPLEYRVLGSLQNFEAFSEAFQCQKGSTMNPEQKCRVW, encoded by the exons ATGGGCAAATCCGAAAGCCAAATGGATATCATGGAGAAATCGAGTAAACCTGGGAAGCGTCGTTGGACTGTTGCAGAGATCGggctgtctgtgctgctgctgttggtcAGCTGTGCCTTGGCCGGGCTAGTGGTCCTCTACACGTCAGTGGTGAAAG AACAAGCCACCAGGACGAGTGTGTCACAGAGCTCAACAAGTGAAG GCCAGTTTTTTCGCTCGAGTCCAAGCGAAGTGTGCACGACTGCAGACTGCGTCACTGCAG CTGCTCGACTCCTGCAGAACATGGACCAGTCTGCAGAGCCCTGTGATAACTTCTACCAGTACGCCTGCGGGGGTTGGCTGGAACGACATGTCATCCCAGAGACGAGCTCCCGTCACAGCGTCTTTGACATTCTGAGGGACAAACTGGAGATTGTCCTCAAAG gtgttctTGAGACAGAGAGTCAACAGGACAGAGACGCCATAAAGAAGGCCAAAATCCTGTACAGCTCCTGCATGAATGAAA GCCTCATAGAGCAGCGTGACTCGCAGCCCCTCCTCAAGCTCATCAACAGTATCGGGGACTGGCCCGTGGCGTCAGATGACTGGAACACCACCACAG AGGAAGCATGGAGCCTGGAGGACACACTGGCGACTCTCACCGGCCGTTTCTACAAGAAGGTTCTGCTGGACATGTACGTGTGGACGGACGATCGTGACTCCCGGCGTCATATCATTTAT ATTGACCAGCCAGGACTCGGAATGCCATCAAGAGATTATTACTTCAATGATGGAAATTACAAGAAG GTTCGAGAGGCCTACCTTCATTTCATGGTTTCCATCGCAAAGATAACCCGAGAGGACAAGAACTTGACTCAGGAAGACGACCGTGTGTGGGAGGAAATGATGCAAGTGCTGGAGCTGGAGACAGACATCGCCAAT GCCACATCACCGGCAGAGGAGCGCCAAGATGTCACCGTCCTCTACAATAAGATGACGCTGGGAGAGCTGCAGAGCACTTATAGCTTTAAT GGTTTTAACTGGACACGATTTATTCAAGGAGTGCTTTCAAGTGTGTCCATTGCGGTGCAgccggaggaggaggtggtggtttACAGCTCTCCCTACCTTGAGAAGATGAATGACGTTCTCTCCAAACACAGTGTCAG AACTATGCAGAACTACCTCACCTGGCAGCTCATCTTCGACAGAGTTAATAGCCTGAGCCGTCGTTTCAAAGATGCCAGAGCGCGTTACAGGAAG ACTCTCTATGGGACCACTGTGGAGGATGCTTGGTGGAGGGAATGTGTCCGTTATGTTCAGAGCAGCATGGAGAACGCTGTTGGAGCGCTATATGTGCGAGAGACCTTTGCAGGAGAGGGCAAACAAATG GTCAGTGACCTTATCAGAAAGATCCAGCAGGCGTATGTGGAAACACTTGAGGAGTTAAACTGGATGGATACTCCCTCCAAAGAGAAGGCAAgagagaag GCCATGGCAATCAAGGAGCACATTGGCTATCCAGATCACATTCTGCAGGAAAGCAACCAGAAGCTCGACAAAGAATACGCTCAT CTTAATTATAGTGACGAACATTATTTCgagaacatcctggagaaccTCAGGTCAGAAGCACAGAAGAGCCTGAAGAAGCTCAGAGAGCCGGTTGACCCTGACCT GTGGATCATTGGTGCTGCTGTAGTGAATGCATTCTACTCCCCCAACAGAAACCAGATTG TGTTTCCAGCAGGAATCCTGCAGCCACCTTTCTTTAGTAAACAACAGCATCAGGCCCTCAACTTTGGTGGGATAGGAATGGTCATCGGCCATGAGATCACACATGGATTTGATGATAATG GGCGGAATTTTGACAAGGACGGTAATATGCTAAACTGGTGGAGTAATTATTCTGCAGAGCATTTTAAAGAGCAGTCACAGTGCATGGTGCAACAATACGGCAACTTCAACTGGAAGTTAGCAGGTGGACAGAAT GTCAGCGGTATCAGCACTTTAGGGGAGAACATTGCAGACAATGGAGGGGTCCGTCAAGCATACAAG gCGTATCTAAAGTGGGTAGAGATGCAGGGGGAAGAGCCTTGTCTGCCTGGTCTCGACATGGACCACAAGCAACTTTTCTTTCTTAACTTTGCCCAA GTGTGGTGTGGTGCTTATCGGCCTGAGTATGCCAGCCAGTCAATCAAGACTGACTCACACAGTCCTTTAGAATACAG gGTGCTTGGATCTCTCCAGAATTTTGAAGCGTTCTCAGAAGCTTTTCAGTGCCAAAAGGGGAGTACTATGAACCCCGAGCAGAAGTGCCGTGTCTGGTAG